Below is a window of Aeromonas veronii DNA.
CAGTCCCAGCAGGCGATCGGGGCGGGCGAGCAGTTGCTCGACGCGACGTGCGGCTTTGTGTTTGGTCTGGGCCAGATGCCGCAGTTTGTAGCGGTTGATGGACATCAGGCCGGTTTCAGAACTGGAGAAGAAGGCGGAAAGAAGGATCAAGATAACGAGAACAATCAGTAATGTGCTCGTTGAGATGCTGTCCAAAAAGGGCTCCTGTTGGATGGTATGGCTAAAAGTATCGGTGTCAGCTCAACAGCACTTCTTTGACGAAGCGGCTGCCAAAGTAGGCAAGGGTCAGGATGACGCTGCCAATCAGACTTAGCGTGATGACTTTGCGACCGCGCCAGCCATAGGTGTGATGGCCCCACAGCAGCAGCACGTAGACACACCATGCCAGGATGGAGAGCACCGCCTTGTGGGATTTGCCTTGGGCGAACATGTCTTCGAGGAAGAAGAGGCCGGAGGCGATGGAGAGGGTCAGCAGCAGCACCCCCGCAGAGATCAGCTGGAACAGCCGTTTCTCCACCGTCATTAGTGGCGGCATGGCTGGCAGGTTACTGATTTTTCTCGATTTAAGTTGTTTGTCCAGACAGGCAAGCTGCAACGCAAACAGGCAGGCGATCATCAATACCGAGTAGGCCATCAGGGCGAGGCCGATATGCAGCAACAGTTGGGGATGGGCCTCCAGATGAGTGATATAGTGTCCCGGGATCAAGGCGCTGGCCGCCAGCAGCAGGGCCGAGAAGCTGTAGACCACCGGTAGCAGGATCCAGCCGTTGAAGCGGCGAGTTACGCAAGTCATGAAGCAACTGATAATAAGGCTGACCAGCGAGGCAACGTTGAGCATGCTCAGGTTCTGGCCGGAACTCTGCAATACCTCTGAACAGAGGACGCTGGCATGGGTGATCAGGGCCAATCCGATACAGGCAAACAGGGAGCGCTGTCCCACCGGCTTGGCGCTCAGTAACAGATGCAGTGAGGCGATGATGGCCAGCAGATAAAACGCCAGGGCCAGAACAGAGATTACGATCATAACCAGGTCGTTGTTGCATAAGCTTTTGAGGGTAAGAGGGGCAGTATACCTTGCACGAGAAGTGCTCGCCAGTTGTGCAACGGCCGATCTGCCCATATATAGGGAGAAGGTCCCTGCTGCTACGGTGCGGTGAATAATCGTCCTCGCGCCCGCTCTGGGTTATAATGCCCCCAATTTATTACGCCAAGAACCGGAATCCGTCATGTTTGAGAATTTGACTGAACGACTCTCGCGCACCTTGCGCAATGTCAGTGGCCGTGGTCGCCTGACCGAAGACAATATCAAGGAAACCCTGCGCGAAGTCCGCATGGCGCTGCTCGAGGCGGATGTCGCCCTGCCAGTCGTGCGTGATTTCGTGGCGCGTGTCAAAGAGCGCGCAGTCGGGCAGGAAGTGGCAAAATCTCTGAGCCCGGGTCAGGCATTCATCAAGATTGTGCACGGTGAACTGGTCACCGTGATGGGTGAGGCCAACGAACAGCTCAACCTGGCTGCCC
It encodes the following:
- the ccsA gene encoding cytochrome c biogenesis protein CcsA produces the protein MIVISVLALAFYLLAIIASLHLLLSAKPVGQRSLFACIGLALITHASVLCSEVLQSSGQNLSMLNVASLVSLIISCFMTCVTRRFNGWILLPVVYSFSALLLAASALIPGHYITHLEAHPQLLLHIGLALMAYSVLMIACLFALQLACLDKQLKSRKISNLPAMPPLMTVEKRLFQLISAGVLLLTLSIASGLFFLEDMFAQGKSHKAVLSILAWCVYVLLLWGHHTYGWRGRKVITLSLIGSVILTLAYFGSRFVKEVLLS